One Nitrospira defluvii DNA window includes the following coding sequences:
- the rpsQ gene encoding 30S ribosomal protein S17: MKESQEHRRQWYGNVVSNKMNKTVVVAVERSVIHPVYKKVLRRVTKLKAHDEGNLCKVGDRVELSETRPISKDKHWRVVRVMVKGQPEK, translated from the coding sequence ATGAAGGAAAGTCAAGAGCATCGACGTCAATGGTACGGAAATGTCGTCAGTAACAAGATGAATAAAACCGTCGTTGTTGCCGTCGAGCGATCGGTCATTCATCCAGTGTATAAGAAGGTTCTCCGCCGGGTCACGAAGCTAAAGGCCCATGATGAGGGGAATTTGTGTAAAGTCGGGGACCGAGTTGAGTTGAGCGAAACGCGCCCAATCAGCAAGGACAAGCACTGGCGCGTTGTGCGCGTCATGGTCAAGGGCCAACCGGAAAAGTAA
- the rpmC gene encoding 50S ribosomal protein L29: MDVKDLSALSIEELTQKEKQLRQELFNFRFQLGIGRLENPMQVRATKRDIARVKTVKRQLELLQGQTGQAVEK; the protein is encoded by the coding sequence ATGGATGTGAAAGATCTCAGTGCGCTCTCAATTGAAGAGTTGACACAGAAGGAAAAGCAGCTGCGACAAGAGCTCTTTAATTTTCGATTTCAGCTCGGCATTGGTCGACTTGAAAATCCTATGCAAGTTCGCGCAACCAAGCGTGACATCGCACGGGTGAAGACAGTCAAGCGCCAGTTGGAATTGCTGCAGGGACAGACCGGTCAAGCGGTCGAGAAGTAA
- the rplP gene encoding 50S ribosomal protein L16, whose product MLAPKKVKFRKMQKGRMRGKAYRGGAITLGEFGLKALEPGWVTSRQIEAARIAITRFVKRGGQVWTRIFPDKPITKKPAETRMGKGKGNPEYWVAVVKPGRIMYEMSGVAPDIAKQALRLASYKLPIATKFVIRGEFQ is encoded by the coding sequence GTGTTAGCGCCAAAGAAAGTTAAGTTTCGGAAAATGCAGAAAGGCCGCATGCGGGGGAAAGCCTACCGGGGCGGGGCAATCACGCTGGGTGAGTTCGGGTTAAAAGCACTTGAGCCGGGGTGGGTCACGAGTCGCCAGATTGAAGCCGCTCGTATCGCCATCACGCGTTTTGTGAAGCGTGGCGGACAGGTGTGGACGAGGATTTTCCCGGACAAGCCTATTACAAAGAAGCCGGCCGAAACTCGTATGGGTAAGGGCAAGGGAAACCCTGAGTATTGGGTGGCTGTGGTGAAGCCGGGCCGCATCATGTATGAGATGAGCGGGGTGGCTCCGGATATTGCGAAGCAGGCCCTGCGGTTAGCTTCTTACAAGCTGCCGATTGCGACGAAATTCGTTATCCGCGGTGAATTTCAGTAA
- the rpsC gene encoding 30S ribosomal protein S3 → MGQKTHPIGYRIGYNYTWSSRWYADKDYAKLLHQDIKIRKMVKAKLYHAGVAKVEIERSGDQTRVIIHTARPGIIIGRKGAEVDKLKAALEKEYAGQAYITVKEIKKPELDAQLVSENVATQLEKRVAFRRAMKRSVQSALRLGAQGIKIMVAGRLGGAEIARTEWYREGRVPLHTLRAEVDYGFAEAHTTMGQIGVKTWIYKGEMLPALQLKPDATLGRLG, encoded by the coding sequence ATGGGTCAGAAGACACATCCAATTGGTTACCGCATTGGCTACAACTATACCTGGAGTTCCCGGTGGTATGCCGATAAAGACTACGCCAAGTTGTTGCACCAGGACATCAAGATAAGAAAGATGGTGAAAGCAAAGCTTTACCATGCTGGCGTTGCTAAGGTCGAAATCGAGCGTTCCGGCGATCAGACTCGAGTGATCATTCACACCGCTCGACCCGGCATCATCATTGGCCGCAAGGGCGCGGAGGTCGATAAGCTTAAGGCGGCATTGGAGAAGGAATACGCCGGTCAGGCTTATATTACCGTCAAGGAGATAAAAAAGCCTGAGCTCGACGCCCAATTGGTTAGTGAGAATGTTGCCACTCAGTTAGAAAAGCGCGTTGCGTTTCGGCGGGCTATGAAACGAAGTGTGCAGTCTGCGCTAAGGCTCGGGGCGCAAGGTATCAAAATCATGGTTGCTGGGAGATTGGGTGGTGCCGAAATCGCTCGTACCGAATGGTATCGTGAGGGCCGTGTCCCGCTTCACACCCTTCGGGCCGAGGTCGATTACGGCTTCGCCGAGGCTCATACTACCATGGGGCAGATCGGGGTGAAGACCTGGATCTATAAGGGTGAAATGCTGCCCGCCCTTCAATTGAAGCCAGATGCCACCCTTGGCCGGCTAGGCTAA
- the rplV gene encoding 50S ribosomal protein L22 produces the protein MAEAKANLRFVRVTPRKARVVIDMIRGQQVPMALAMLRHTPKHAARVIEKLLRSAVANAEQKELGDSDDMWVSQAVVNCGPIYKRFRARSMGRANSIQKRTSHITIAVAAPGTAQNS, from the coding sequence ATGGCAGAAGCAAAAGCAAATTTACGATTCGTCCGAGTAACGCCGAGAAAAGCCCGGGTTGTGATCGACATGATTCGAGGGCAGCAAGTGCCCATGGCTCTGGCTATGTTGCGGCATACCCCTAAGCATGCCGCACGGGTAATTGAGAAATTGTTGCGATCCGCCGTCGCGAATGCCGAACAAAAAGAGTTGGGTGATAGCGATGACATGTGGGTGTCACAAGCCGTCGTCAATTGCGGCCCTATTTATAAGCGCTTTAGGGCAAGATCGATGGGACGTGCGAATTCGATTCAAAAACGCACCAGCCATATTACGATCGCTGTAGCCGCTCCGGGCACCGCTCAGAATAGCTAA
- the rpsS gene encoding 30S ribosomal protein S19, whose protein sequence is MPRSITKGPFVDDHLLKKVEQMNQSKDRKLIKTWSRRSTVIPDMIGHTFAVHNGKKFIPVFVTENMVGHKLGEFAPTRFFKGHGQAKTEKAVALK, encoded by the coding sequence ATGCCTCGTTCAATTACTAAGGGCCCGTTCGTAGACGATCATCTGTTGAAAAAAGTTGAGCAGATGAATCAGTCCAAGGACCGTAAGCTGATCAAGACCTGGTCTCGGCGCTCAACGGTCATTCCGGACATGATCGGTCACACCTTCGCGGTCCACAATGGAAAGAAGTTTATTCCAGTGTTTGTCACGGAGAATATGGTTGGCCATAAGCTGGGGGAATTCGCGCCTACCCGCTTTTTCAAAGGACACGGGCAGGCGAAGACAGAGAAGGCAGTGGCGTTAAAGTAA
- the rplB gene encoding 50S ribosomal protein L2: protein MPLKVYKPTSPGRRGMTALRDEELTKKKPEKSLTGFHLRTGGRNNDGRQTIRFRGGGHKRLYRQIDFRRDKSGIPAKVAAIEYDPNRSSRIALLHYVDGEKRYILAPVGLSIGDTIQSGDGAEVRPGNALPLVSMPLGTTIHNIELKPGKGGQLIRSAGGSAQVMGRDGAYVQIRLKSGEMRKILSTCMATVGQVGNVDHENVIVGKAGRSRWKGKRPHVRGVVMNPVDHPHGGGEGKSGQGNPHPVSPWGTPTKGYKTRKNKATDKFIIARRKK from the coding sequence ATGCCACTTAAGGTTTACAAGCCTACATCGCCTGGGCGTCGCGGAATGACCGCTCTCCGGGACGAAGAGCTCACCAAGAAGAAGCCTGAAAAATCGTTAACCGGGTTTCATCTCAGAACCGGTGGGCGGAATAATGATGGCCGTCAAACGATTCGTTTCCGTGGCGGGGGGCATAAGCGCCTCTATCGGCAAATAGATTTTCGTCGGGACAAGTCTGGTATCCCGGCGAAAGTGGCCGCCATTGAGTACGATCCTAATCGTTCTTCGCGGATCGCGTTGTTGCACTATGTCGATGGTGAGAAGCGGTACATTCTGGCGCCTGTGGGTCTGTCGATAGGAGATACGATTCAGTCAGGCGACGGCGCAGAGGTGAGGCCTGGCAATGCTCTTCCCTTGGTCAGTATGCCGCTCGGTACTACCATTCACAATATCGAATTGAAGCCTGGCAAAGGCGGCCAGCTCATTCGCAGTGCAGGTGGTTCGGCGCAAGTGATGGGGCGGGATGGTGCGTATGTTCAGATTCGCCTGAAATCTGGAGAGATGCGCAAAATCTTGTCAACCTGTATGGCCACTGTTGGCCAGGTCGGCAATGTGGATCACGAAAATGTCATCGTTGGGAAGGCTGGTCGCTCGCGCTGGAAGGGAAAGCGGCCCCATGTGCGCGGGGTGGTCATGAACCCTGTCGACCACCCGCACGGTGGTGGTGAGGGGAAATCCGGGCAAGGAAACCCGCATCCTGTCTCTCCGTGGGGTACCCCCACCAAGGGGTATAAGACACGAAAGAACAAGGCGACTGATAAGTTCATCATTGCGCGCAGGAAGAAGTAG
- a CDS encoding 50S ribosomal protein L23 codes for MKGDLHQVLIQPLLTEKITALREQSNTVGFLVHPGANKIQIRQAVESLLKVKVARVNVVNIRGKVKRLGRFVGRRSDWKKAFVTLREGEKLELFESV; via the coding sequence ATGAAGGGCGACCTCCATCAAGTGCTGATTCAGCCATTATTAACCGAAAAGATTACCGCCCTTCGAGAGCAGAGCAACACAGTCGGGTTCTTGGTTCATCCAGGCGCCAATAAAATTCAGATAAGGCAGGCCGTCGAATCACTTTTGAAGGTGAAGGTTGCCAGGGTCAATGTTGTCAATATTCGTGGCAAGGTGAAGCGTCTGGGCCGATTCGTTGGTCGGCGTTCGGATTGGAAGAAAGCCTTTGTTACGTTGAGGGAAGGCGAGAAGTTAGAGCTTTTCGAAAGCGTTTAA